The nucleotide sequence TCGCCAGTAAATCGGGGTAGGTGGTAGGAGGGAACCATCGTCTTGCCCATCATAAGGACTATAAGGCGCAACAAAGTCAGCCGCAATGACTATAACATAAAACAGGATCAGTAAGATGGCTCCAAAACGAGCTAGAGAGTTATGTTTTAGCCTTTGCCACCAGTTCATTTTTATCTCCCAAAGTTTGGTTCTATTTTAGCATGAATTACCTCTGCACTACGCTGTATATCAGGTTGACGCGACGTTGCTAACATCCACTTTGTTAGCAGAACCTTTTTGGCTTGATTAGTATAAAAATTCTACTTTTGCTGAGGAAACAGGGGAATAGAGTTGAGGAGATGCTAGGGCGAGTAAAAGATGGTGGGAAGCGGCTTGTAAAGGATGTCAGCAATTGAAAGCGTTTAATCCGGTTGCGGCTGATTACTGGTTAGGGATAGCTTTGGTAGGGTTGGGAGATAAGTTGGGAGTAATACAAGCATATCAAAGCGCTTTAATTCAGCAATTATTGTATCCGGCTCGTGGGGAAGTGGAGAAGAATTTGCAACGCCTCAAAGGTAAGAAGGGTAATGGTTATAGGGGATGAGGGGAGATTTTTGGGGAGAAAATTGGCTCGTAACTTGAAAAATTCCTCAATAGGGGTGGAGAAACGTCTAATAGATGTGGGAAAAACCAAATCCCCTAAAACAGTATATCTTCAGAGGTATAGCCAAAATAGGGGTTTTTATGACGACAGAATTAAAGCAAACGCCCAATAAATTCAATGTTATTGCAGTAATTGACACTAAGCGCATTCGAGCAACTTATCCAAAACCTAGCCAGGATAAGACTAAGCCGACTCGCATTAATTCCAATGACCTGTTTCTCATCGTTTCTGGCTCGACAAGGGTTATAGAAACTTCCGAAGAGATTTTCAAGCTTGAGTTAATCGCCAAACCTGGCGATCAGCTATCTTTTAAATCTACTTCGATCTATGCCAATTCCCAAGATGCGACGATTATTTACGGAATTTTTCAAAAAAATAGTACTTTTAAATCTTTTCAACCCAATTTCGTCACTATAAATCGCGCATTCTACAACTCAGAAAACCCAGATGGTCTGCCTCCAAAATACGAAAGCATTACTTCGGTTAGTTATGAAGCTAAAGTAAGCAGAGCAGGAACGGAAAATTTGAGCGTTTACATAGCTCTCTATAAGTTGGCTAAGGATGGAAACACACAAGAGTTATTCGGTTACTTCTCTTGGGACTTTACCATTGAAATTTCACGAAACACTAACCAATCTTAGGAGGACTAATGGACTCATTAATAGAATCGCTATTACAAGACATACTTGATGGAACAAGTAAGATTAATCTCGCCGACGAGGTAGAAAAAGTTCTTAAAGACGAAACAGTTAAAAAATATCTGCAAGATTTAATTAACAATCCAGATATTAATCTGAATGACTTGCTTCCTCCTTCTGAGAAGAAAACACCAGAGGAAGAATTAAAGATAAATCTAGAGGCTATAATCCTAACAGCTAATAGAACTCCGATCTTAATCGAAGATGACACTTTTAAAGAGGCAGTAGATCCCCTATGGAAAGACCCTTTGGAGAACGCAAGAAAACATATCGAGTTTGCAATTAAGGCATCTGGAAGAGTTCAATATAGTTTTAGTGATCGTTTTATAACAATCGGAACAGCTTGGCTTGTTACTTCTGATATTGTGATAACCAACCGCCATGTAGCAGATGAATTGGCTAATAGGGATTCTAGTATTGATTTTAGAGGAGAACATTTCTCTTTCGATACATCTCTGTTTAAAGTAGAACGAATCCTTCACATTGAGAAAACATCAGGACCAGATATTGCTTTTTTAAAGCTATCTACAACAGAAAATACTGACGGTCTAAATAGACAACCAACTTCTTTACTAGATAGACAACCAATTCCTTTATCAGAATCAACAAAATTCACACCGACCCAAAATGTAGCGATAATAGGTTATCCAGGAAGACCTGACAGCAAAGACGAAGATGCGTCTCTTATAGCTCGGATATTGGAGTATAAATACGACGTGAAGAGGCTACAACCTGGTAATATTATTGGGGTAACTAATAATTCTATCAAGCATGATTGTTCTACAGTTACAGGAAATTCTGGTTCTGTTCTACTGGATTTAGAGACAGGAAAGGCTTTGGGGATTCACTACGGAGGAAACGCCAGAATCACTAACCATGCAGTTCCGGCATCAGTTATAAAACAACGTCTTCAAGAGTTAGAGCTTTGCTGAGTTTTAAAACAGTCCTGCAAGGCTTATGCAAATTAATGGTCAATAGTCTACCTGTAGGAATAAAGAGACTGTCTCTTGCTATGGGTAGAATTTAGGTGTAAGTCCTATTTCATTTATTGATCGAGTTTGGAGATCGGTTACTATGCTAGATATTACTGTCGAAGACTTTAGAATACTTATCGGAGAAAGATTTTCCATTGAATTTCAACGGACACTCAAAATTCCTGATGATGGTAAAATTTATCCACTCCCACCAGGATTAGGTGTGTTTCCAGTTTACCGAGTTGCTGACTATCTAAACCGCGTCCCCGACCATTGGAAGAAGCCTAATAGCTTCTTCATTCCCATGTATCAGCGAGAAGCACTATGGCTTGGCTTTAACGGGAGATACTGGAAGCCAAACGCAGTTAAAATAGGAGTTGGCCAAATCAATGCAGTCTCTGGTGAAGCATGGGACGAATATCTGCAAGATAATCCACAAGACTATCTTGTTTGTCCTAATCAACCTTGGTTAGATGGGATCAATGTGGGTGAAGGTTTCATCCGTCAATTTGTTGCTGTACCGCTAGGTTTAGGTGATACGATTGAAGCTCAAGTAACTGGGGTAGAGGAATTTGGTGGCATCCAAATTTTAGTCTATGAACCCAAACTTGGTAAATTTCCCGACCAGCCACCACCTATCTCAGATAATTATGATGATATAATATTGGAGAGTACCTCTATGACACCCGCAGTCGATAGTGAAATGGGACTTGGGGCAGGAGGGAAGATGAAACAAAAAATCTATCCTGACGAATATGGTATAGACACTTGGGATCTAGAGAACTACGGGTCGATTTCTGTATATATTGTCAACAGTGAAAAGTATCAAGAGATAACCGGTCTTGAACCACCTCCAACACCAATTGATGTGCAGACTTACACCCAATATGGATTACCCTGGTTTAGTCTGTACGATGAAGAAAAAGGTGATCTTCCAGCATCTGCGAGATTGGCAGAAGTTAAAACAATCGGAAAAAGAGAGGCGGAAAGAGGAGTTAAACTTGATACAGATGATCTATCAGTTGATGTGTCTGAATTTAACATCAAAAATATAGATTTATTTTAGTTAGGATTTACATTTGTTTGGTTTTCAATCAGATCACTAAAATAACTCCATACAATTGACAACGCGGCGCGACTTGATTACCCGCAAGCTTGACTAAACCCATACTCTGTAACTGATAAGCGGATGTCCCAAATCCCTCTTCATCCCAATATTCATTGAATTTATTCGGTAACTTAAGCTCTCGGCCTAGATTGAAGCAGTGTACTCGCTGCTCTTGTAGGGCTATCACTCCTCTAGCTGTAAGCTATTGCCTGAGCGGCTTGCGCGTAGCACCATAAATCTACTTCTCTAACAGGTAGCACAAAAGCGGGCAGTCTGGTAAATTATCTCTTAGATCGGATGTCATAACTCTGTAGGCTAGAAAAAGTTCTTGTTTTAATTCTCAGCTTGAATAAGAGTTATTTTCCGACATTTCCCGCTTTGGCTCCTTCCAAACGAGAGCCATCTTAATCTAATCTCAAATTTGAACTAAAGTTAATAATCAAGGCTCTTGGAGTTGTATCTATGAATAAGCAATCATTAATCCTTATTTTTCCGATTTTTGGGGCAATTTTTGGCTTGTGGATTAGTCCAAGCACAGCCGACGAAGTTCGACAGATTCCTGTCGAAGAAGTTAAAAACCCTGAAGTTTCCACCGGCACAGTACAAGATTTAAGAGAACTTCCCTCAAAAGATCTTTCCGAGTGGTTTTCTAATCAATCATCCTCGAATCGTGGAGTAGATTCTAACTTATATCAGATTGATAATGGCTCTTACAAAGCCGCGCCTTCTGTGGATTTCCTCGAGGAACAAAATCAATGGAAAAATACGAATCATGGGGATGTACAACCCGTCAGTGGTTCGATTGATTTAACCAAATTTTAAAGGTTAGGAGTTTCTACACCTTAAAGCATAGACCATGATCTTTCTCTTTTGAGAGGAGATTGAACCCTGACTACCGCTAATCTAAAACTAAAGCGGTAGTGAAAAGGGTTAAAAAGATGATGGGTGTTAATAGACTTGATCGGCTGATAAGTTTGTCTTTAGGATTACTCAGTTTAGGGGCAGTTGTAGGCTTTCCCTCTACAGCCAAGGCACAACCTCCAGCTTGCTATATGGTAACTCAAGCCGGACAGCTAATCGATTTGTCCTCCATCTGTGGAGTAGAGGCAACACCGAATAGACCTCAAAGTAACGAATTCAATGGGCAACAAGCTCCCTCTAACTCTCAAAATTCTTCCTTACAAAATTACAACCAACAAACACTAACTCAACAGTCACCTCCAGGGCAGCCAGGAAACTTTGCAGGACAACAAACCTTCGCTCTCCCTGGCACTGTGGCAACACCAACAGGAGGAAACGGATATAGAGATTTTACAGGATTTACAGGGTTTACAGGAGCGAGTGGCTATAATAATGCCCAATGGCAACCCATTAATGATTCTACCGACTTACGTTCAGAACCTAATGGAGGTTCTTTAATTACCCAATTGCGGGATGGTCAGCCTGTACGTCCCTATAACGGATTACGTAGCGGCAACTTTGTTATGGTTGAAACCCAAAGCGGTCAGAGAGGTTGGATCAACCTGTGGCAGTTACCCAATGGCTTCGGGATTTCTCCTTAGTAGCGAGTAGGGGAAGGGTTTGTTTTATTTGCATCCATGCAGAAAACACTGGGAATGAGGCAGCGATTTATGGTAAGCTTTGCGTGTTTGATGACCACAAGTGCGCGTAATGAACCAAATCACTGATATTGAAAGCAGAAAAGCCGAACACCTGCGAGTTTGTCTAGAAGAAGACGTACAATTTAGAGAAGTCACCAGTGGCTTAGAGCAATATCGCTTTACCCATTGTTG is from Gloeothece verrucosa PCC 7822 and encodes:
- a CDS encoding trypsin-like serine peptidase — encoded protein: MDSLIESLLQDILDGTSKINLADEVEKVLKDETVKKYLQDLINNPDINLNDLLPPSEKKTPEEELKINLEAIILTANRTPILIEDDTFKEAVDPLWKDPLENARKHIEFAIKASGRVQYSFSDRFITIGTAWLVTSDIVITNRHVADELANRDSSIDFRGEHFSFDTSLFKVERILHIEKTSGPDIAFLKLSTTENTDGLNRQPTSLLDRQPIPLSESTKFTPTQNVAIIGYPGRPDSKDEDASLIARILEYKYDVKRLQPGNIIGVTNNSIKHDCSTVTGNSGSVLLDLETGKALGIHYGGNARITNHAVPASVIKQRLQELELC
- a CDS encoding SH3 domain-containing protein, whose protein sequence is MMGVNRLDRLISLSLGLLSLGAVVGFPSTAKAQPPACYMVTQAGQLIDLSSICGVEATPNRPQSNEFNGQQAPSNSQNSSLQNYNQQTLTQQSPPGQPGNFAGQQTFALPGTVATPTGGNGYRDFTGFTGFTGASGYNNAQWQPINDSTDLRSEPNGGSLITQLRDGQPVRPYNGLRSGNFVMVETQSGQRGWINLWQLPNGFGISP
- a CDS encoding AAA-like domain-containing protein, translated to MIALQEQRVHCFNLGRELKLPNKFNEYWDEEGFGTSAYQLQSMGLVKLAGNQVAPRCQLYGVILVI
- a CDS encoding inclusion body family protein produces the protein MWEKPNPLKQYIFRGIAKIGVFMTTELKQTPNKFNVIAVIDTKRIRATYPKPSQDKTKPTRINSNDLFLIVSGSTRVIETSEEIFKLELIAKPGDQLSFKSTSIYANSQDATIIYGIFQKNSTFKSFQPNFVTINRAFYNSENPDGLPPKYESITSVSYEAKVSRAGTENLSVYIALYKLAKDGNTQELFGYFSWDFTIEISRNTNQS